DNA sequence from the Callithrix jacchus isolate 240 chromosome 13, calJac240_pri, whole genome shotgun sequence genome:
TCTTTAATCACAAGGATTGAACCAAACTACGTCTTCTACAACTCTGTGAGGTAGGTATCTGCACAGCCACAAGGGATCCACACGGTCCTTTCTTCCCTTTGAAACACTGAGAATTGTAGCAGTTGAAACCACTGTTCTAGTGGGCAGTTAGAACAGTTGTTTCCCTCATCTGGTTCCCCACAGAGCTGCCCAAGTTATTATTTGCTCCTGAGGTTGGACCATCTGTTTTATGACAGTTATGATATTGTTAAAAATCCGAATTGTTACTTTGATTTATATGATTTAACTCTGAATCACCTAAGTATTACTATGGTGTTCAAAACACTGATTGACTCTACTTGCTTTAAGAAGTCTCGGATCCCTTCTGAATTTATTATCAGAGATCAATAAAGATGACAATAAGCAGGTCTAAATTTCTGAGATGCTAGCATTTACCCTTTTCACAATTTAACAAGATTTAAGatcatttagtatttttttatgttataaaatttgGTACAATACACCTCTTTCAGGAAAGTCTTAGTAGTAACtccaaatattataattattgtaaCCAGAAATGTGACACTTGGAgcagaacacatgcacacaaaataaaatcctgtcaaaAAATGACATCACCATCCCCCCACACCAAATGTATAATTGGTAGGAAATGCATTTCCAGTCTGGTACATGGCAGTTTGACAAACTCCTACTCATTTGCTTTTCAAGTTGGTGATTGCAGCTGATATGTTTTTCTGTGATGCATGCCACCCTGTTAGCTATTTGATTTGGAAGCGTAGAGTTAGGATTCATGCAGTCTTCAGGTGTCACCTCTACAAACCTTTCCTCTTACAAGTGCTTAAGCTGTCTTACTCTGATGGAAGTAATAAGGTAGCATGAAAGACTTCTAGAGAACCAGTTTCTCTCTTGCCGTTCCTCTTAACCTTCATGTCTATCTGAACATTCTGTGCAGGAGCCCTTCTAAGACATTTTGATTTAATGCCACTTGGATCAGTTATTTGTTGTGTGACTTCATTCAAAAACACTTTAATTGAAAGGGAAGGTAGTGCCCTGCATTCCTCACAAAATTGTCcaaaggataaaatgaaaaacGTGAGAAACTGCTTTAATTATAATGTGCTATGTTTAAGCATTATTGTCTTTCTCTATGACAAACAACAGCTCTGTCCTAGGTCCAAATTAGAAAAACACATATTGATATTTCATTCAGAATCTCATTAGTTGGTAGTTGATCTGATTTAACTAGAGAGAATGTGACAGATTTTGTCCTTGGCCCAGTCTGCATATAATTAGTCTCACTAATAAATTAATGGATTATTAATAGCAGTGATCTCAGATGACAATGCTAACATAGACTCCTGGGCATCCCTTCACATCCTGCCATCATACATTCACTAATGAGCAATGCCAGCCAAAGTGAGTCAGATCTCTCAATACTGTGTGGTATGGAGTCTTAAAATACATTCACTTGTTTGGCTCAAGACATGAATCTCTGCTGTGTGCTTCCATCTTGagacagtattttttctttcttttttttttgagacggagtcttgctttgtctcccaggctggagtgcaatggtgcaatctcggctcactgcaacctctgcctcctggttgaagggattctcctgcctcagcctcccttgtagatgggattacaggcgcctgctactgcacccagctaatttttgtatttttttactagagatggggttttgccatgttggccagcctggtcttgaactcctgatctcaagtgatccacctgcctcagcctcccaaagtgctggggattacaggcgtgagccaccatgtttatCCTTAAGACAGTATTATAAAAATTTCTGAAggcggggaggaaggcagcagcaaatcacactgccacgtgtgtacccatgcaactatcttgcatgttcttcacatgtatcccaaaacctaaaatgcaattaaaaaaaaagaaaaaaaatttctgacaACAGAAAACTAACCAAGTTTGTCGAATCTGTTGCTACAGTTAACCAGTAATTTCTGTTGTCAAATGTAAATACTGTTCCCTGTACCTTCCTATGGGCTTTGATGCCCAAAGACATGAAGATCCACGTTCTTCGGAAATGCATCAGGCTACTTTGTGTTTACAGCATCACCCAGGTTCCTAAAACAAtctccctttataaattacttttatagCTACTATTGAACTCTTGTTTAAATGTCGTAACTGTGAACATCAAGTGTGCTGactggaaataaatgtttttcatctTAATTCTATTGCTTAAAATGTGTTCTGTAAACTAGAATATGATACCGAAGTATGAAGTTcaagttttttctttcagtttcagcTGATAACAAATAATTATAccagaatgaaaaagcaaaactgctccaAATGCACAAAACTTAGCTAGCACtaaaagaaatactgaattttCCCCAATagtgtataatattttattgtaacaaaaatatttagatgAATTTCACAGCTATATATTATCATATAGGTACCCGCTGAGAAGGATAAGGTAGATAAACTGTACATTTAACAACATTTTACTACACATCCAATTAATCTAagtaattttggggaaaaaaaaagataaaaggctccctttttatgtaatttcatattttttccagaCAACATAGAATCAAGATACAACTGTAGATAATTATAATTCTAAACTTAACATTAGAACCTGCAACATGTGAAAATTCCAGTTATATATTCCTAGGCATTTGTCAAATGATAATCAAATGTTTGTCTTATAGTGGTTTTATGTTTGTGAGATAATACTCCATTGCTTCATTGCTTTATACTGCCATGGGTCCTTCTGTTTGACGTTACACATTAGCTCAGATATCCTAGTAaacttagttgtttttttttttattcatctggTTAGCCTTTGGGTTATCACTTCTCGATACATAATTGAGATGTAGATAAGCAATAAAAAGATGACAAAGAAATCATCTAGAAAGCCTAGAATTCCAAACAAGGCTTCAGGTACAAAATCTAGAGGGGATATAAGATAGAAAAAAGCTCCCATTAAACAAAGTATTATCCTGATGCGAAACATCCAGAAAAGGCCCCCGACTGAAAACATTTCCCTGAATGCATGTCTCAGTAAAGTAGGTAGATCCATGATTCTCTCCATAATCTGgtagaggaaaaaacaaatattatgatTTGGCATGTAATGTGTCAGATttccaaataatacaattttCTTACAATATGTAAACATTGTTGAGTTAAGGTGAATTAAGGAGTTACACAATGATTGAACATCGTATTTTCTAATgtgttgtatttaaaaatagctcTTCGAATACTAGGTTCTTACAAAATAGGTCTTAGTGAAGATAATTGAAAAGCAACTAAAATGTCATCAAGCTTAATATATGGGATACAGTAATGCAAAACTCAAGTCACATCTGATTTGAGTTAGTAAAATAAACCAAAGAACCTAGTACACAGGATTAGAGTCTGAGACTTCAGCTTAAGTCTCAGTTTTAAAGTCAGacagatctgggtttgaattAAAAATCAATCACTTACTAGCCAGGTGATCTTGGGAACAGCTGCTTAACCTACTAGAGATAATTCAACAACTAACTGAGTATGCGCAAGGACTATTAAGAACTAAAAACGTTCTCTGGCAAGCAGacttcaaaagaacaaaaatggccgggtgcggtggctagagcctgtaatcccagcactttgggaggcagaggcgggtggatcaagacatggtgaaaccccgtctcttctaaaaaaaaaatacaaaaaattagctgggcacagtggcgtgtgcctgtaatcccagctactcaggaggctgaggcaggagaattgcctgaacccaggaggcggaggttgcggtgagaggagatcgcgctattgcactccagcctgggcaacaaaagcgaaactccgtctcaaaaaaaaaaaaagaacaaaaataactaaaagacatACTGTGTATGAAAGACCTTTATAATTTGCCAGCTGATATAGAAGTGATTATACATTAAAGACACAGGAACTTTGATGTTTCAATAGTTTAAAAATAGCGGTGAAACTGATTCCTTCCGATGAATCACTTCCTCTGGTCATTCCTCTGCTATGTTTAACAATCTGTGTAACAATCATACACCCAACTCTGGATAGGCATTTTATGTAGCCAGATAAATTGAGAGGAAGATGGAGACAAAAATAACTGAGGAAGTGAggagaaaatagtttttaaaacccccagaccaagaaaaaaatcatcttgtGACTCCTTTTGGAACACTGGTCACCAAAGTACAAGAATGTTTCATAATCACTTTCTATGTTCTGTGGAAGAACTAATATTTGAAGCAAAACAGCTTTACAGCTTTCACAAAGTTTATGGTAAATGACTTTAGATACTCTAACAAACAGCCAGCATGTTTTGAcctcctttctgttctttttctgagGTATTTTCTTCACTTGTAATATGGTATCatcatttaaacaaaatatataataatcagaCAAGAAATACGAAATAATTTAGTAAGAAATGTTTTTGCATAAACTGACTCCAACTTTGAAGGAGGCAGAATATTAAAGAACTAAATGCCTTTATTATAATTTCATCACATACCAGGCTTTTTAACTCATTAAATATCTGaacaaaaaataattcagtaatagtatgattcacattttaaaaatatgaatgaaaaagtttaaaggccaggtgcggtggctcacagtaataatcctagcactttgggaggccaaggcgagcagactgctggaggccaggagttttgagattagcctggaaaacatggtgaaatcctgtctctaccaaaaatacaaaaattagctgggcatggtggcacacacctgtaatcccagttactcaagtgGCTGAAACATGACAATTGTTTGAGtctaggaggcagagttgcagtgagctgagattgcaccactgccctctggcctaggtgacagagcaagactctgtctcaaaaagaaaagaaaggaaaaagttttaatgactttttaaagttCAGTAGCTCCTGAATTTGAAAcaggttgctttttttttgagacggagtttcgctcttgttacccaggctggagtgcaatggcgcgatctcggctcaccgcaacctccgcttcctgggttcaagcaattctcctgcctcagcctcccgagtagctgggactataggcgcacaccaccatgcccagctaatttttgtagttttag
Encoded proteins:
- the RNF170 gene encoding E3 ubiquitin-protein ligase RNF170 isoform X2 is translated as MYCPICLHQASFPVETNCGHLFCGPCIIAYWRYGSWLGAISCPICRQTVTLLLTVFGDDDQSQDVVRLHQDINDYNRRFSGQPRSIMERIMDLPTLLRHAFREMFSVGGLFWMFRIRIILCLMGAFFYLISPLDFVPEALFGILGFLDDFFVIFLLLIYISIMYREVITQRLTR